From Saccharothrix espanaensis DSM 44229, the proteins below share one genomic window:
- a CDS encoding response regulator yields MTSVLVVDDDPQIVRALRITLKAHGYHVLTAHDGASALAEVDGRPDVILLDLGLPDMDGVAVIAALRERVTTPIVVLSARADAHDKIAALDAGADDYVTKPFGVDELLARLRAAVRRTGPRREGEPPVLAASFTVDLNAKRVRRDGAEVHLTRTEWALLEVLVRAGGEPVSVRDLLDRVWGAGYYSQTHYLRVYLAQLRRKLEPEPSHPRHLLTAPGLGYLFRP; encoded by the coding sequence ATGACCTCGGTCTTAGTCGTGGACGACGACCCGCAGATCGTCCGCGCCTTGCGCATCACGTTGAAAGCACACGGCTACCACGTGCTGACCGCGCACGACGGCGCGTCGGCGCTGGCGGAGGTCGACGGCCGGCCGGACGTCATCCTGCTCGACCTCGGACTGCCGGACATGGACGGCGTGGCGGTGATCGCGGCGTTGCGCGAACGGGTCACCACGCCGATCGTGGTGCTCTCCGCCCGTGCCGACGCCCACGACAAGATCGCGGCCCTGGACGCGGGCGCCGACGACTACGTGACCAAGCCGTTCGGGGTGGACGAGCTGCTGGCCCGGCTGCGGGCGGCCGTGCGGCGCACCGGCCCCCGGCGCGAGGGCGAACCGCCCGTGCTGGCGGCGTCGTTCACCGTCGACCTGAACGCGAAGCGGGTCCGCCGCGACGGTGCCGAGGTCCACCTGACCCGCACCGAGTGGGCGTTGCTGGAGGTCCTGGTGCGGGCGGGCGGCGAGCCGGTGAGCGTGCGCGACCTGCTGGACCGGGTGTGGGGCGCGGGCTACTACAGCCAGACCCACTACCTGCGCGTCTACCTGGCCCAGCTGCGCCGCAAACTGGAACCCGAACCGTCGCACCCGCGCCACCTGCTCACCGCACCCGGCCTCGGCTACCTGTTCCGCCCGTAA
- a CDS encoding sensor histidine kinase, with product MDGKRKRGELRIYLGSAPGVGKTFAMLGEAHRRRERGTDVVVGLVETHGREKTARLLDGLEQLPRTAFGHRGVEFGEMDIDALLARAPEVAVVDELAHTNVPGSRNVKRWEDVEELLDAGIDVLSTVNVQHLESLNDVVQRITGVAQRETVPDEVVRRAEQVELVDITPEALRRRLAHGNVYAAHKIDAALGNYFRLGNLTALRELALLWVADQVDVALQRYRTEQHITDTWETRERVVAAITGGNESETLIRRARRIAVRAGADLMVVHIMRGDGLTGASPQVVGKLRKITEDVGATFHTVVGDDVPTALLDFARGVNATQLVLGTSRRSRLARVFDEGIGAAVIQSSGPIDVHMVTHAESRRGPRWTVGRNPLTRGRVLLGWALAVLLPLAVTGLGVLSRDDLTFSTDLIGFFLVTVVVALVGGLGPAVGAALFGAGLLNFFFTPPYYSLAVATPENLITLLAMLTVAVLVALVVDRAARLAEQGARARTEAALLASYARTVLTSPYPLARLLEKVRENFGLESVALLERRGGEWERVACVGPRPCDEPDEADADVPVTSDVHLALRGRTLPAGDQRALEAAAGQALMALRQQRMAAETADAQRRAETTELRTALLSAVGHDLRTPLTSIKAAIGSLRDDTLPLSPEDTEELLETVEVSADRLAGLIDNLLDSSRLATGAVRPVLRAVTFDEVVARALAGIDDRRLVSVDVGEQLPQVRADVGLLERVVANVIDNALRHGRLSPRRLVDVDGDGAITADEPEVAVRASAYGDRVELRVVDHGRGLPKNTADAVFAPFQRLGDRDSTPGVGLGLSVAKGFVDAMGGTIVAEDTPGGGLTIVISLPVAEVAVA from the coding sequence GTGGACGGTAAGCGCAAACGCGGCGAGCTGCGGATCTACCTCGGCTCGGCACCTGGTGTGGGCAAGACGTTCGCCATGCTCGGGGAGGCGCACCGCCGGCGGGAGCGCGGCACGGACGTGGTGGTGGGGCTGGTCGAGACGCACGGCCGGGAGAAGACCGCGCGGCTGCTCGACGGCTTGGAGCAACTGCCGCGCACCGCGTTCGGACATCGTGGCGTCGAGTTCGGCGAGATGGACATCGACGCGTTGTTGGCCCGTGCGCCCGAGGTCGCCGTGGTGGACGAGTTGGCGCACACGAACGTGCCGGGCTCGCGCAACGTGAAGCGGTGGGAGGACGTCGAGGAGCTGCTCGACGCCGGCATCGACGTGCTGTCCACGGTCAACGTGCAGCACCTGGAATCGCTCAACGACGTGGTGCAGCGGATCACCGGCGTGGCGCAGCGGGAGACCGTGCCGGACGAGGTGGTGCGGCGCGCCGAACAGGTCGAGCTGGTCGACATCACACCGGAGGCGCTGCGGCGGAGGCTCGCGCACGGCAACGTCTACGCGGCGCACAAGATCGACGCGGCGCTGGGCAACTACTTCCGGCTGGGCAACCTGACGGCGCTGCGCGAGCTGGCGCTGCTGTGGGTGGCCGACCAGGTCGACGTGGCGTTGCAGCGGTACCGGACCGAGCAGCACATCACCGACACGTGGGAGACCCGGGAACGGGTCGTCGCGGCGATCACCGGCGGCAACGAGAGCGAGACGTTGATCCGGCGGGCGCGGCGGATCGCCGTGCGGGCGGGCGCGGACCTGATGGTCGTGCACATCATGCGCGGCGACGGGTTGACCGGCGCGTCGCCGCAGGTCGTCGGCAAGTTGCGGAAGATCACCGAGGACGTGGGCGCGACCTTCCACACGGTGGTGGGCGACGACGTGCCCACGGCGCTGCTGGACTTCGCGCGCGGCGTGAACGCGACCCAGCTGGTGCTGGGCACGTCGCGGCGGTCGCGGCTGGCGCGGGTGTTCGACGAGGGGATCGGGGCGGCGGTGATCCAGTCGTCCGGGCCGATCGACGTGCACATGGTCACCCACGCCGAGTCCCGGCGCGGCCCCCGCTGGACGGTCGGCCGCAACCCGCTCACCCGGGGCCGGGTGCTGCTGGGCTGGGCGCTCGCGGTGCTGCTGCCGCTCGCGGTGACCGGGCTCGGCGTGCTCTCCCGCGACGACCTGACCTTCTCCACCGACCTGATCGGGTTCTTCCTGGTCACGGTGGTGGTGGCGCTGGTCGGCGGGCTCGGCCCGGCGGTCGGCGCGGCGTTGTTCGGCGCGGGCCTGCTGAACTTCTTCTTCACCCCGCCCTACTACAGCCTGGCCGTGGCCACCCCGGAGAACCTGATCACCCTGCTGGCCATGCTCACCGTCGCGGTGCTGGTCGCGCTGGTCGTGGACCGGGCGGCGCGGCTGGCCGAGCAGGGCGCGCGGGCCCGCACCGAGGCCGCGCTGCTCGCCTCCTACGCCCGCACCGTGCTGACCAGCCCGTACCCGCTGGCCCGGCTGCTGGAGAAGGTGCGGGAGAACTTCGGGCTGGAGTCGGTCGCGCTGCTGGAGCGGCGCGGCGGCGAGTGGGAGCGGGTGGCGTGCGTCGGGCCCCGGCCGTGCGACGAGCCGGACGAGGCCGACGCGGACGTGCCGGTCACCTCGGACGTGCACCTGGCGCTGCGCGGCCGGACGCTGCCGGCGGGCGACCAGCGGGCGCTGGAAGCCGCCGCCGGGCAGGCGCTGATGGCGTTGCGGCAGCAGCGGATGGCCGCCGAGACGGCCGACGCGCAGCGCCGCGCCGAGACCACCGAGCTGCGCACCGCGCTGCTCTCGGCCGTCGGGCACGACCTGCGCACGCCGTTGACGTCGATCAAGGCCGCCATCGGCAGCCTGCGCGACGACACCCTGCCGCTCTCGCCCGAGGACACCGAGGAGCTGCTGGAGACCGTCGAGGTGTCGGCCGACCGGCTGGCCGGGCTGATCGACAACCTGCTCGACTCGTCCCGGCTGGCCACCGGCGCGGTCCGGCCGGTGCTGCGCGCGGTCACCTTCGACGAGGTCGTCGCGCGGGCGCTGGCGGGCATCGACGACCGCCGGCTGGTGTCGGTCGACGTGGGGGAGCAGCTGCCCCAGGTGCGCGCCGACGTCGGGCTGCTGGAACGGGTGGTGGCCAACGTGATCGACAACGCGCTGCGGCACGGCCGGCTCTCGCCGCGCCGGCTGGTCGACGTCGACGGGGACGGCGCGATCACCGCCGACGAACCCGAGGTCGCGGTCCGCGCCAGCGCTTACGGCGACCGGGTCGAGCTGCGGGTGGTCGACCACGGGCGGGGACTGCCCAAGAACACCGCGGACGCCGTGTTCGCGCCGTTCCAGCGGCTCGGCGACCGCGACAGCACCCCCGGCGTCGGGTTGGGGTTGAGCGTGGCCAAGGGTTTCGTGGACGCCATGGGCGGCACGATCGTCGCCGAGGACACGCCCGGCGGCGGCTTGACGATCGTCATCTCGCTGCCGGTCGCGGAGGTGGCGGTCGCATGA
- a CDS encoding GNAT family N-acetyltransferase, with protein sequence MTGHATDVDTADLVRRWQRGWSACRGWEPPREAGGGLHFLLRRPGRHHEVVALRADDEPGTVGVLAAEVAGHAEAAWLTVPTARPDAVERELRAAGLVVKQSREWLMTRDLAGHPTRPAAGPYRTTTSVDGAVLKAEVRHESGDLAASGLAGVIGPDAVPDRIETDPGHRRRGLGTVVMGALAEAAVVRGARTGILLASPDGERLYTSLGWTTRWSVVIATNVVPSGVS encoded by the coding sequence ATGACCGGTCACGCGACCGATGTGGACACCGCCGACCTCGTCCGGCGGTGGCAGCGCGGCTGGAGCGCGTGCCGGGGCTGGGAGCCGCCGCGCGAGGCGGGCGGCGGGCTGCACTTCCTGCTGCGCCGGCCGGGCCGCCACCACGAGGTGGTCGCGCTGCGCGCCGACGACGAGCCGGGCACGGTCGGCGTGCTGGCCGCCGAGGTCGCCGGGCACGCCGAGGCGGCCTGGCTGACCGTGCCCACCGCGCGGCCCGACGCCGTCGAGCGTGAACTGCGCGCCGCCGGCCTGGTGGTCAAGCAGTCGCGGGAGTGGCTGATGACCCGCGACCTGGCGGGCCACCCGACCCGGCCCGCGGCCGGGCCGTACCGGACCACGACCTCGGTCGACGGCGCGGTGCTCAAGGCCGAGGTGCGGCACGAGTCGGGCGACCTGGCGGCGAGCGGGCTGGCCGGGGTGATCGGGCCCGACGCGGTGCCGGACCGGATCGAGACCGACCCCGGGCACCGGCGGCGCGGCCTGGGCACGGTCGTCATGGGCGCGCTGGCCGAGGCCGCCGTGGTGCGTGGCGCGCGCACCGGCATCCTGCTGGCCAGCCCGGACGGCGAGCGGCTCTACACCTCGTTGGGCTGGACCACGCGCTGGTCGGTGGTGATCGCGACCAACGTCGTCCCCTCGGGCGTCAGCTGA
- a CDS encoding GAF and ANTAR domain-containing protein — translation MKTQDQRIRDTFIMLADTLVAQFDVIDFLDVLAHRCAELLDVDACGLLLVDHHDTLTTVAASTEQARLLELFQLQNSEGPCLDCYHTGAAVSCADLAEAHERWPRFTAAALDGGFRGVHALPLRLREQVIGTMNLFTATPRTLDPSALELARGLADMATIGILHERIVRRHEVVTEQLQTALNSRIVIEQAKGVLSERLQIPIDEAFATLRTQARATNSKLLEVAAAVIHDSLPNAARPTGRD, via the coding sequence ATGAAAACCCAAGACCAGCGGATCCGGGACACCTTCATCATGCTCGCCGACACCTTGGTGGCCCAGTTCGACGTGATCGACTTCCTCGACGTGCTCGCGCATCGCTGCGCCGAACTGCTCGACGTCGACGCGTGCGGTCTGCTCCTGGTCGACCACCACGACACGCTGACCACCGTGGCCGCCTCCACCGAGCAGGCCCGGCTGCTGGAGCTGTTCCAGCTCCAGAACTCCGAGGGCCCCTGCCTGGACTGCTACCACACCGGTGCCGCCGTGAGCTGCGCCGACCTCGCCGAGGCGCACGAGCGGTGGCCCCGGTTCACCGCCGCCGCGCTGGACGGCGGCTTCCGCGGCGTGCACGCCCTGCCGCTGCGGCTGCGGGAGCAGGTCATCGGCACGATGAACCTGTTCACCGCGACGCCCAGGACGCTCGACCCGTCGGCGCTCGAACTCGCCCGGGGTCTGGCGGACATGGCGACCATCGGCATCCTGCACGAGCGCATCGTCCGGCGGCACGAGGTGGTCACCGAGCAGCTCCAGACGGCGCTCAACAGCCGGATCGTCATCGAGCAGGCCAAGGGCGTGCTCTCCGAGCGCCTCCAGATCCCGATCGACGAGGCGTTCGCGACGCTGCGCACCCAGGCCCGTGCCACGAACAGCAAGCTGCTGGAGGTCGCGGCCGCCGTCATCCACGACTCGCTGCCCAACGCCGCGCGGCCCACCGGACGCGACTGA
- a CDS encoding GAF and ANTAR domain-containing protein encodes MNLDRPSDGGVAGRRPAGSSAAGVWTRLRELARRDGEPVSVRHAVLVCVEVLDAAGACLSMSRDGGLPEPVYATDERSHEVEESQTTLGEGPGLDSASWGSPVLVDDLGTARSAARWPLFAVRAAELGVRAVIALPVRAGAVRLGVLSCYRDEPGLPGTRALTSALACVDAVLVLALDERGGVSPSLDDLLDGSFTTHRARVHQAAGMVAIQLGVNLTDALARLRAHAVADERPIAEIADAVLARRLRLTDNDRGLPLPEGGDADDEKDAEEGNDR; translated from the coding sequence GTGAACCTGGACCGCCCGTCCGACGGCGGTGTCGCGGGGCGTCGCCCGGCCGGCTCGTCCGCCGCCGGCGTGTGGACCCGGCTGCGGGAACTGGCGCGGCGGGACGGCGAACCGGTCTCCGTGCGGCACGCTGTGCTGGTGTGCGTCGAGGTGCTGGACGCCGCGGGTGCGTGCTTGTCGATGTCCCGCGACGGCGGTCTGCCCGAACCGGTCTACGCCACGGACGAGCGCAGTCACGAGGTGGAGGAGTCGCAGACCACCCTCGGCGAGGGGCCCGGCCTCGACTCGGCGTCCTGGGGTTCGCCGGTGCTGGTCGACGACCTGGGCACCGCCCGGTCCGCGGCCCGGTGGCCGCTGTTCGCGGTGCGGGCCGCGGAGCTGGGCGTGCGGGCGGTGATCGCCCTGCCGGTCCGGGCGGGCGCGGTCCGGCTGGGCGTGCTGTCCTGCTACCGCGACGAGCCGGGGCTGCCCGGCACCCGGGCCCTGACCAGCGCGCTGGCCTGCGTGGACGCCGTGCTGGTGCTGGCGCTGGACGAGCGCGGCGGGGTCAGCCCGTCACTGGACGACCTGCTCGACGGGAGCTTCACCACGCACCGCGCCCGGGTGCACCAGGCCGCGGGCATGGTCGCGATCCAACTCGGGGTGAACCTCACCGACGCCTTGGCGCGGTTGCGCGCCCACGCCGTGGCCGACGAACGACCGATAGCCGAGATCGCCGACGCCGTGCTCGCCCGGCGGCTGCGCCTGACCGACAACGACCGTGGACTTCCCCTTCCCGAGGGCGGCGACGCCGACGACGAGAAGGACGCCGAGGAGGGCAACGACCGATGA
- a CDS encoding RGCVC family protein, which yields MTTALPNDVTIDIRAGGDDRCAACPHPSSTHDPLSARFCAATVSSALDRACICR from the coding sequence ATGACCACTGCCCTCCCGAACGACGTGACGATCGACATCCGGGCCGGTGGTGACGACCGCTGCGCCGCCTGCCCGCACCCGTCGAGCACCCACGACCCGCTCTCCGCGCGGTTCTGCGCCGCGACCGTCTCCTCCGCGCTGGACCGGGCCTGCATCTGCCGGTAG
- a CDS encoding DUF5994 family protein: MGSHGSPAGPEPTGGGSAKIIPDLIDTTTGDTLSHELRLAVKPESGRGGKVDGAWWPWSTDPAAEFPPLIAALGVHDPVRRVAYHLRTWQRTATRMAVDGVAVRLEGFPFTHPDTVNLIRADRTRIRLVVVPPGTPGGVALAVLHDASTSDSATTVEEILAGNGLSSGRR; this comes from the coding sequence TTGGGCTCACACGGAAGTCCGGCCGGCCCCGAGCCGACCGGAGGCGGGAGCGCCAAGATCATCCCGGATCTGATCGACACCACTACCGGCGACACGCTGTCGCACGAGCTGCGACTGGCGGTGAAACCCGAGTCCGGACGCGGCGGCAAGGTCGACGGCGCCTGGTGGCCGTGGTCCACCGACCCCGCGGCCGAGTTCCCCCCGCTGATCGCGGCACTGGGCGTGCACGACCCGGTCCGCCGCGTCGCCTACCACCTGCGCACCTGGCAGCGGACCGCCACCAGGATGGCCGTCGACGGCGTCGCGGTGCGCCTGGAGGGCTTCCCCTTCACCCACCCGGACACGGTGAACCTGATCAGGGCGGACCGCACGCGGATCCGGCTGGTCGTGGTCCCGCCGGGCACGCCGGGCGGGGTCGCCCTGGCCGTGCTGCACGACGCGTCGACGTCGGACAGCGCCACGACCGTCGAGGAGATCCTGGCCGGCAACGGCCTGTCCTCCGGCCGGCGCTAG
- a CDS encoding maleylpyruvate isomerase family mycothiol-dependent enzyme encodes MSDVSGQEAVVREVLPVVAARFADLVARAPAPGAMATRDWTVADTAAHVTAIAVRYTEVLAPGGAVPAGEFADHLPDTTVDTITELNNVTLRHFTERDPAVLATVLRSATDTVVALTADTDPKRIVPWLGGSRVPVGGVLAHLVNELLVHGWDVARATGAPWPIPPREAAPLFDLFIVGMIRNDVGHLLDGPPPDDRRIAVAFRSDHTAPVTLVLHRGRVGVQEPGEPADVRVSFDPATLNLVLFGRVGRARAALTGKLRVTGRRPWLLPTFLRTVRLPTNAAPLPAG; translated from the coding sequence ATGAGCGACGTGTCCGGGCAGGAAGCGGTTGTGCGGGAAGTCTTGCCGGTGGTGGCCGCGAGGTTCGCCGACCTCGTCGCCCGCGCCCCGGCACCGGGCGCGATGGCCACCCGGGACTGGACCGTCGCCGACACCGCCGCCCACGTCACGGCCATCGCCGTCCGCTACACCGAGGTGCTCGCGCCGGGCGGTGCGGTGCCGGCGGGCGAGTTCGCCGACCACCTGCCCGACACCACGGTGGACACCATCACCGAGCTGAACAACGTGACGCTGCGGCACTTCACCGAGCGTGACCCCGCCGTCCTCGCCACCGTCCTCCGGTCCGCGACGGACACCGTCGTCGCGCTCACCGCCGACACCGACCCGAAGCGGATCGTGCCGTGGCTGGGCGGTTCCCGGGTGCCCGTCGGCGGGGTGCTGGCGCACCTGGTCAACGAGCTGCTCGTGCACGGCTGGGACGTCGCCCGCGCGACCGGAGCACCATGGCCGATCCCGCCGCGCGAAGCCGCGCCGCTGTTCGACCTGTTCATCGTCGGCATGATCCGCAACGACGTCGGCCACCTGCTCGACGGCCCGCCGCCCGACGACCGGCGCATCGCCGTCGCCTTCCGGTCCGACCACACCGCGCCGGTCACCCTCGTCCTGCACCGGGGCCGGGTCGGCGTCCAGGAACCGGGCGAACCGGCCGACGTCCGGGTCTCCTTCGACCCGGCCACCCTGAACCTGGTGCTGTTCGGCCGGGTCGGGCGCGCCCGCGCCGCGCTGACCGGGAAGCTCCGCGTGACCGGCCGCCGGCCGTGGCTGCTGCCGACGTTCCTGCGCACCGTCCGCCTGCCCACCAACGCGGCCCCGCTGCCGGCCGGGTGA
- a CDS encoding PHP domain-containing protein: MSHQHNHDHDHGHGHDHHHEHVEAEGSWRDAEDDRPLSVARRRFLAGLGIAAAGSAAFADPAAAHEPERPSRPVNPWNGHDRWYAGDHHIHTQYSPGAQYEVATQVAKAREHGLDWLVITDHGGVAHQKFSVDLVAPDIEKARRRYRDTLVYQGLEWNIPGAEHATVFLPPGRSTVDILRAFEAAYDGGVLSTPVSQGGKGLIARATSSDGEPYALAALRYLEAQVLAGRTEVALMFANHPARRGLDSPHELRGWRDAAPGVAVGMEGAPGHQAAGIPAANGGRGGARGFYEGAPNADSFPGYQPSALENPYRTYGGFDWMTAKVGGLWDSLLAEGRPWWVTSTSDSHQVHRDTFVPGTQDHNTTGSRGAPVDTGKPQVYGDYWPGSYSSTLVGARSKSYVDVMRGLQGGKVVAVHGGLVDGLDLRVRSGLDGRGVTIGGRTFVERGGDVEVVVEVRLARRPNFGGVVPRLAKLDLIGGPVTGPAADRDALSAPGTEVLKTFEVARTARGTVRFTHTFRAVETSFYLRLRGGDGNRLTAAGGPVVDVIGDADPWSDLWCYANPVFIDVV, translated from the coding sequence ATGTCGCATCAGCATAACCACGACCACGACCACGGTCACGGTCACGACCACCACCACGAGCACGTCGAGGCCGAGGGCAGTTGGCGCGACGCCGAGGACGACCGGCCGCTCTCGGTGGCCCGGCGCAGGTTCCTCGCGGGCCTCGGGATCGCCGCGGCGGGCTCGGCGGCGTTCGCGGACCCGGCCGCCGCGCACGAGCCGGAGCGCCCGAGTCGACCGGTGAACCCGTGGAACGGCCACGACCGCTGGTACGCGGGCGACCACCACATCCACACCCAGTACTCGCCGGGCGCGCAGTACGAGGTGGCCACGCAGGTCGCGAAGGCGCGCGAGCACGGCCTGGACTGGCTGGTGATCACCGACCACGGCGGCGTGGCACACCAGAAGTTCTCCGTCGACCTGGTCGCGCCGGACATCGAGAAGGCCCGGCGCAGGTACCGGGACACGTTGGTGTACCAGGGCCTGGAGTGGAACATCCCGGGCGCGGAGCACGCCACGGTGTTCCTGCCGCCGGGCCGGTCCACAGTGGACATACTGCGGGCGTTCGAGGCCGCCTACGACGGCGGCGTGCTGTCCACGCCCGTCTCCCAGGGCGGCAAGGGCCTCATCGCGCGCGCCACCAGCTCCGACGGCGAGCCGTACGCGCTGGCCGCGCTGCGCTACCTGGAGGCCCAGGTGCTGGCCGGCCGCACCGAGGTCGCGCTGATGTTCGCCAACCACCCGGCCCGCCGAGGTCTGGACAGCCCGCACGAGCTGCGCGGCTGGCGGGACGCCGCACCGGGGGTCGCGGTCGGCATGGAAGGCGCGCCGGGCCACCAGGCGGCGGGCATCCCCGCCGCGAACGGCGGACGCGGCGGCGCGCGCGGCTTCTACGAGGGCGCGCCCAACGCGGACAGCTTCCCCGGCTACCAGCCGTCCGCGCTGGAGAACCCCTACCGCACCTACGGCGGGTTCGACTGGATGACCGCGAAGGTCGGCGGCCTGTGGGACTCGCTGCTGGCCGAGGGCCGCCCGTGGTGGGTGACCTCGACGTCGGACAGCCACCAGGTGCACCGCGACACGTTCGTCCCCGGCACGCAGGACCACAACACCACCGGCAGCCGCGGCGCGCCCGTGGACACCGGCAAACCGCAGGTCTACGGCGACTACTGGCCCGGTTCCTACAGCTCGACGCTGGTCGGCGCGCGGTCGAAGTCCTATGTGGACGTCATGCGCGGCTTGCAGGGCGGCAAGGTCGTCGCGGTGCACGGCGGCCTGGTCGACGGCCTCGACCTGCGGGTCCGCTCCGGGCTCGACGGGCGTGGCGTCACCATCGGCGGGCGGACGTTCGTGGAGCGCGGCGGCGACGTGGAAGTCGTGGTGGAGGTGCGGCTCGCGCGCCGGCCGAACTTCGGCGGCGTCGTCCCGCGCTTGGCCAAGCTGGACCTGATCGGCGGACCGGTGACCGGTCCGGCGGCGGACCGGGACGCGCTGTCCGCGCCGGGCACGGAGGTGCTCAAGACGTTCGAGGTGGCCCGCACCGCGCGCGGAACGGTGCGGTTCACGCACACGTTCCGCGCCGTCGAGACGTCGTTCTACCTGCGGCTGCGCGGTGGCGACGGCAACCGGCTCACCGCGGCCGGCGGCCCGGTCGTGGACGTGATCGGCGACGCCGACCCGTGGTCGGACCTGTGGTGCTACGCCAACCCGGTGTTCATCGACGTGGTGTGA
- a CDS encoding pentapeptide repeat-containing protein, with product MTTGEIPAAELGDGDVDLFDAHVTGVLEPLDAPLRSLRFTRCRFDAPPVLSESFVRRLEFDDCVLPGLDARRLRCRGDLLLSGTSVHGPVELGDATVGGELSLRDSRIAAVRARRLAVGGDLVLAGAVLDGADGVAFDGRGSRVGGGVLGEDDVRIGVTATGAVLLADARVGGAVTLRQARLADLVADRARLTGDVDLTEARLRSLSLVGAAVGGSLVLGAVQVDEEPLSLDRARVAGDVHLAFALVHTGVRLVDARIGGDLRASHAELRGVSGARAHVGGDVDLVRTRSDDGLRLSGMDVGGRVDLSGASLHDSGGLALDLRDTRIGDGLRLADMAAEGTVVLSGAAVRGRVDLRGAHLAARAVALDACRLVTGELGLAVEDAPQGRVDLRYARCALLNDNRFLWGAGGGVELAGFDYLRLEPRLEDGPAVRRRLAQLRRASRRFTPDAYDRLAAVLRSDGQEVDAATVLVEKQRLRYAERARAVGWAGPAVTAWSLLMRSLTGYGYRMWRGIALLLLLALSAAMVWHW from the coding sequence ATGACGACCGGGGAGATCCCGGCCGCGGAACTCGGGGACGGTGACGTCGACCTCTTCGACGCCCACGTGACCGGCGTGCTCGAACCGCTCGACGCGCCGCTGCGCTCGCTGCGGTTCACGCGCTGCCGGTTCGACGCGCCGCCGGTGTTGAGCGAGTCCTTCGTGCGCCGCTTGGAGTTCGACGACTGCGTGCTGCCCGGCCTGGACGCGCGCCGCCTGCGCTGCCGGGGCGACCTGCTGCTGTCCGGCACGTCCGTGCACGGCCCGGTGGAGCTGGGCGACGCGACCGTCGGCGGCGAGCTGTCGTTGCGGGACAGCCGGATCGCCGCCGTGCGGGCCCGCCGGCTGGCGGTCGGCGGCGACCTGGTGCTGGCCGGGGCGGTGCTGGACGGCGCGGACGGCGTGGCGTTCGACGGGCGCGGGTCGCGGGTCGGCGGCGGGGTGCTGGGCGAGGACGACGTGCGCATCGGCGTCACCGCGACGGGCGCCGTGCTGCTGGCCGACGCGCGGGTGGGCGGCGCGGTGACGCTGCGCCAGGCGCGGCTGGCCGACCTGGTCGCCGACCGGGCGCGGCTGACCGGCGACGTCGACCTGACCGAGGCGCGGCTGCGGTCGTTGTCGCTGGTCGGTGCGGCGGTCGGCGGGTCGTTGGTGCTGGGCGCGGTGCAGGTGGACGAGGAACCGCTGTCACTCGACCGGGCGCGGGTGGCCGGGGACGTGCACCTGGCGTTCGCGCTGGTGCACACCGGGGTGCGGCTGGTGGACGCGCGGATCGGCGGCGACCTGCGGGCCTCGCACGCGGAGCTGCGCGGGGTGTCCGGGGCTCGTGCGCACGTCGGCGGGGACGTCGACCTGGTGCGCACCCGCAGCGACGACGGCCTGCGGCTGTCCGGCATGGACGTCGGCGGCCGGGTCGACCTGTCCGGCGCGTCCCTGCACGATTCCGGGGGCCTCGCGCTGGACCTGCGCGACACCCGGATCGGCGACGGCCTGCGGCTGGCGGACATGGCCGCGGAAGGGACCGTCGTGCTCTCCGGCGCGGCCGTCCGAGGCCGGGTCGACCTGCGCGGCGCGCACCTGGCCGCACGGGCCGTCGCGCTCGACGCGTGCAGGCTGGTCACCGGGGAGTTGGGGTTGGCGGTGGAGGACGCGCCGCAGGGCCGGGTCGACCTGCGGTACGCGCGGTGCGCCCTGCTCAACGACAACCGGTTCCTGTGGGGCGCGGGCGGCGGCGTCGAACTGGCCGGGTTCGACTACCTGCGGCTGGAGCCCCGGTTGGAGGACGGTCCGGCGGTGCGCCGCCGGCTGGCGCAGTTGCGCCGCGCGAGCCGGCGGTTCACCCCCGACGCCTACGACCGGCTGGCGGCGGTGCTGCGGTCGGACGGGCAGGAGGTGGACGCGGCGACCGTGCTGGTGGAGAAGCAGCGCCTGCGGTACGCGGAACGGGCCCGCGCGGTCGGCTGGGCCGGGCCGGCGGTCACGGCGTGGAGCCTGCTGATGCGCTCGCTCACCGGCTACGGCTACCGGATGTGGCGGGGGATCGCGCTGCTGCTCCTGCTGGCGCTCTCGGCCGCGATGGTGTGGCACTGGTGA